The region gccgcaaTGGCAGGGGAAAGCACGGCAGCCACCCCATCGCGCGCATGCGCACCCTCCCCGGCGCCGGCAGACGCACTCCTACCCACCCTGCCATCCGCCCAGCGTCCCGAGCAACGCGACCTTGGGACTGGGAGGATCATATGGGCGGTGATAAGATGGACTGGAGGGTGCGCGGCGAGGCGGAGCCCGGAGTCGCCGTGCCTGGCGTATGGCGGCGAGgtaagaggctaaaaccctagaatttTGGTAGTACTACTACCTATATCTGAATCTGCTACTCGCCCTTCTTCTAAAAAAAATCTGCTACTACTAGTTTCCTCTGCAGTTCCGCTTGTGGATGGCCCTCCTCCTAGCTGGATGGCAGGGACAATGGATGATCATCTACTGCCCTCTTTTTTACCATCTTGGTAGACCGGGCATAATATTTGGTTATTGTTTAGGTTCAGGCATCGACTGAACTTGGTGAATCCGAACTAGCTGACGAGAAGATAAGTACTACTCGTAGGCCTGAATACTTTCATCTGAACTTTCAGGTGGCCTGTCACCTGTCAGGTGGTGAAATCAATCAATTATACCCATGAGCAATGGTCTGCATGATAATATTTCATATTTGGTTTTGGcaccaatgtactccctccgttccaaaatagatgacccaactttgtactaacttcagtacaaagttagtacaaagttgggtcatctattgtacaaagttagtacaaagttgggtcatctattttggaacggaggagtaTATATGTACAGACAAGAGCTAGCAATTCAAAGCATGACGAAAAGGGTTTCCCccactttatattataaagcaaccagCACAACAACGATCATACAGAACAAAAGTTCAGAAAGGAAATGAGATGGAAAGGGGAAAATGATAGTAACAGGGAATATGGTCGTGCTCATTTTAATGGGACAAATATCTCTTTGACCACGGGGGAGTGCCCAACTACAAGTCCACATCAGCACATCTTAGCTGAAGCCTGAGGCAGGCTTTTGTGGCTGTGAGTCTTGACTAGATCACCTTCTAGGCTTCCACTACAGAAACTAGACCATAATGAGAAGAAAACGATGCCCCAGTATTGCCCTACAAAAAGAGTACCAGAGAACCACGGGCAAGTGTTTGCTGGTGGCTACCATTCTTAGTCTCCCCCTTGGTTTGAACGTGTTGATAAATAGGCATAGGAGCCCTGCGTTTCTTTCTGAAGATCGATGGCGGAGTTGCTTCCCTTTCCTCTCGTGCCATGGCTCCTCCTCACATGCTTCTCTCCATTCTTTGTTCATTCTATGGAATCGAGTACCTCCAGCTGCTCAAGTTCCAATATCTCCATCCCTTATCCTTTTGGTGTCTATGGGCAGAGCCCCTCCCCGGCTGAAGGGTTTGAGATCACATGTGGTTCATCTGGTCCTATGCTTCCCATAGGCAACAACTCAATTAGCATCCTCAACATCTCCCTGCTGGATGGTTATGTGACCATCCTGGCTAGTGCCGCCTCCCGTTCCCGGCATTGCGGAGGTGACTTTGCTAGCTTCAGCCTTGAggggacaagcttcaccttctccgaTACAAGGAACAAGTTGACAGCCGTCGGCTGTAATATGGTGGCCATGCTGTTGAATGGCACCAGCGATTACAGCGGTGGCTGCGCTTCTTTTTGCTCTACAAGCAATAGCATCGTCGATGGTGCTTGCTCTGGCGTGGCTTGCTGCCAAGCACCGGTGCCAAAGGGTTTGAAGAAGCTGTCTTTGAATTTCACGAACATAAATGCCAGCCTAAGCAAGTATACTTTAGCATGTGCTGAGGCGTTCATCGTGGAGCAGAACTCCTACGCTTTCGCTGCTGCCTACCTGAAGGTCCTGAACAACTCAAATAATAGCCCTCCTCAATACCGGCCTGTTGTTCTTGAGTGGTCCATAGATGGTGGCAGCTGTGAGGAGGCAAACCGCTCTGCATCATATGCTTGCAAGGAGAATTCTTACTGCTATAGCTCGTCCAATGGGATTGGATATCGCTGTAATTGTACCGAAGGATTTCTGGGGAACCCATACCTGCAAGGGCCTGGTGGATGCCAAGGTAATGAACACGTCCCCTGCTTATATTTTCTGGGTTTTCTTGTTACCTTTGTTTGTGTTTTTCAACTTTAATGGCAAGAGCTATGCATATCTGATATCTGTTTTGTTTCATGTGACTGTCGGCAAGATACTGATGAGTGCTCCACTGTAAAGCCATGCACGCATACCTGCATCAACACGAAGGGCAGCTTCAACTGTGTGTGCCCATCAGGGATGAATGGTGATGGCCGGAAGGAGGGAAGTGGCTGCAGTGGAATTGGCACGCTgcagatttcaataggcaagtttatGCAGATTTCAGGGATGAATGTTGAGTTAGATTAATGTTTGACCAAATAAATAATTCTCCAAGTTTTGTTGTGTGCCTTTGCAGTTGTGGGACTAGCTCTGCTACtgcttctccttgttctcggtttCTGGACTCACTGTCTTGTTAAGAGGAGAAAGCTTGCGAAGAAAAGACAGAGATATTTTATGCAGAATGGTGGCGTGTTACTGAAGCAGCAAATGCTTTCTCGGAGAGCACCGCTGCGGATATTTACCTCAGC is a window of Triticum dicoccoides isolate Atlit2015 ecotype Zavitan chromosome 2B, WEW_v2.0, whole genome shotgun sequence DNA encoding:
- the LOC119365523 gene encoding wall-associated receptor kinase 2-like; translated protein: MAELLPFPLVPWLLLTCFSPFFVHSMESSTSSCSSSNISIPYPFGVYGQSPSPAEGFEITCGSSGPMLPIGNNSISILNISLLDGYVTILASAASRSRHCGGDFASFSLEGTSFTFSDTRNKLTAVGCNMVAMLLNGTSDYSGGCASFCSTSNSIVDGACSGVACCQAPVPKGLKKLSLNFTNINASLSKYTLACAEAFIVEQNSYAFAAAYLKVLNNSNNSPPQYRPVVLEWSIDGGSCEEANRSASYACKENSYCYSSSNGIGYRCNCTEGFLGNPYLQGPGGCQDTDECSTVKPCTHTCINTKGSFNCVCPSGMNGDGRKEGSGCSGIGTLQISIVVGLALLLLLLVLGFWTHCLVKRRKLAKKRQRYFMQNGGVLLKQQMLSRRAPLRIFTSAELDKATNKFSDSNIVGRGGFGTVYKGVLSDQMVVAVKRSQRVDQSQVEQFVNELVILSQVTHKNVVQLLGCCLEAEVPLLVYEFISNGALFHHLHNTSIPMSWEDRLRIAVETASALAYLHLAAKTPIVHRDVKSSNILLDSSFTAKVSDFGASRPLPPNQTHVTTLVQGTLGYMDPEYFQTSQLTEKSDVYSFGVVLIELLTREKPISDGLVDEVRSLAMHFSTLFHQNQLLKIVDSQVAEEAGMRHVKTVAQLALRCLRSRGEERPRMIEVAVELEALRRLMKQHSVLKSEEEEPLLPLLRDLSCHGEMNFDAQLSSSHDGIAKDESMEIILLPSGDLSC